A genome region from Nocardia sp. NBC_01730 includes the following:
- a CDS encoding recombinase family protein has product MRSTNDVAGVVVFRELFRWAPAIRNDRTLIEPFRVEYCRCSTDEQDVEIQTEQLLALGVPTERIFIDRGSSAPRARNGPDWTTRSPRSPRRPPP; this is encoded by the coding sequence GTGCGAAGCACGAACGACGTTGCTGGCGTCGTGGTGTTCCGCGAACTGTTCCGATGGGCCCCCGCCATACGGAACGATCGGACGCTGATCGAGCCGTTCCGCGTCGAGTACTGCCGCTGCTCTACCGACGAGCAGGACGTCGAGATCCAGACCGAGCAACTACTGGCGCTCGGCGTGCCGACCGAGCGGATCTTCATCGACCGGGGATCTTCGGCACCACGCGCAAGAAACGGGCCGGACTGGACAACGCGCTCGCCGCGGTCACCTCGGCGGCCGCCGCCGTAG
- a CDS encoding FAD-dependent oxidoreductase: protein MTIAIVGAGLGGLALARVLRVNGIDAIVYEREPSRGARGQGGMLDIHSGQRALREAGLIDQFHAIARGEGQDMRLLEPDGTLLLQEDTPEDAPLERPEVDRADLRNLLLDSLPEHAVRWGHAFEHADDGLLHFADGSSATYDLLVGADGANSRVRALLTDARPAHTGQHVVELGIPDIDRTYPDLAAMVGRGNYWVLGNGQSLTAQRNGDGRVRVYTSFYNTAEDWFATSGIPFGDPTAARARLIEEFTGWDSRFTALIAACDDTILTWSITTLPVGLTWPSTPGVTLLGDAAHLMPPVGQGANMALLDGAVLGLALGTHPNDFPTAVKEYEREMFERTSAAARMSARIWEILTSPGASRRMLAFFQPG from the coding sequence ATGACAATCGCCATTGTCGGAGCCGGATTGGGCGGCCTGGCGCTCGCCCGGGTGCTGCGCGTGAACGGCATCGACGCCATCGTGTACGAACGTGAACCCTCGCGCGGCGCGCGCGGCCAGGGCGGCATGCTCGACATACATTCCGGGCAGCGAGCGCTGCGTGAGGCCGGCCTGATCGACCAGTTCCACGCCATCGCCCGCGGCGAAGGGCAGGACATGCGCCTTCTGGAGCCGGACGGCACCCTGCTGCTCCAGGAGGACACCCCTGAGGACGCCCCGCTCGAGCGACCCGAGGTCGACCGTGCCGATCTGCGCAATCTGCTGCTGGATTCTCTCCCTGAACACGCGGTGCGCTGGGGGCACGCGTTCGAACACGCCGATGACGGTCTGTTGCACTTCGCCGACGGCAGCAGCGCGACGTATGACCTGCTGGTCGGCGCCGACGGTGCGAACTCCCGGGTCCGTGCCCTGCTCACTGACGCCCGCCCGGCGCACACCGGCCAACACGTCGTCGAACTCGGCATTCCCGACATCGACCGCACCTATCCCGACCTCGCGGCGATGGTTGGGCGCGGCAACTACTGGGTGCTCGGCAACGGGCAATCCCTGACGGCGCAGCGCAACGGCGACGGCCGCGTACGCGTCTACACCAGCTTCTACAACACCGCCGAGGACTGGTTCGCGACCAGCGGAATCCCGTTCGGCGACCCAACCGCCGCCAGGGCGCGGCTGATCGAGGAGTTCACCGGCTGGGACTCACGGTTCACCGCGCTGATCGCAGCCTGCGACGACACGATCCTGACATGGTCGATCACCACTCTCCCGGTCGGCCTGACCTGGCCGTCGACACCAGGCGTAACGCTGCTCGGCGACGCCGCGCACCTGATGCCGCCGGTGGGCCAGGGCGCCAACATGGCACTGCTCGACGGCGCTGTGCTCGGCCTCGCACTGGGCACACACCCGAACGACTTTCCGACCGCCGTCAAAGAATACGAACGCGAGATGTTCGAACGCACCAGTGCTGCCGCCCGAATGTCCGCACGCATCTGGGAAATCCTGACGTCGCCGGGCGCCAGCCGGAGAATGCTCGCATTCTTCCAACCTGGCTGA
- a CDS encoding TetR/AcrR family transcriptional regulator gives MAIRLADADGLAAVSLRKVAAALDVGPMRLYGYIATKEELLDLMVDAVYAEIRPAGDGWREVLRSLAETTRKAAHQHEWLADLIGGRPQLGPHALARGEAVVAAMAGVDVDTIMPVVDAVNAYVIGAVRREITEQRAERATGMDKQQWQAAFGPYLERTFATGRFPALATVIRDGAHLDANQTFRTGLEFLLDGIQARISI, from the coding sequence GTGGCGATCCGGTTGGCCGACGCGGACGGCCTAGCGGCGGTGTCGCTACGCAAGGTCGCCGCCGCCCTGGACGTCGGGCCGATGCGGCTGTATGGCTACATCGCCACCAAGGAGGAGTTGCTCGACCTGATGGTCGACGCGGTCTACGCCGAGATTCGGCCCGCTGGAGACGGTTGGCGAGAGGTACTACGGTCCCTTGCCGAAACCACCCGGAAGGCCGCTCACCAGCACGAATGGCTCGCCGACCTGATCGGTGGGCGGCCCCAGCTCGGGCCGCACGCGCTGGCCAGGGGAGAGGCTGTGGTGGCCGCAATGGCCGGCGTCGACGTGGACACCATCATGCCGGTGGTCGACGCGGTCAATGCGTACGTGATCGGCGCGGTGCGCCGGGAGATCACCGAGCAGCGCGCCGAGCGAGCCACCGGGATGGACAAGCAGCAGTGGCAGGCCGCCTTCGGGCCTTATCTGGAGCGAACCTTCGCAACCGGCCGATTCCCCGCGCTGGCCACGGTCATACGCGATGGCGCCCACCTGGACGCCAACCAAACCTTCCGGACTGGCCTCGAATTCCTCCTCGATGGCATCCAAGCCCGCATCTCGATCTGA
- a CDS encoding formylglycine-generating enzyme family protein yields the protein MTRTAPKNMEWITGGTFWMGSQNFYPEESPVHQATVDGFWMDTHPVTVAEFRRFMKDTGYVTTAETPPDPAQHPGADPSLLVPGSLVFTPTPGPVPLDDYRRWWSFTPGADWRHPQGPGSNLDGRQRHPVTQVSWFDASAYVQWAGKELPTEAEWEFAARGGLDRQPFVWGATREPGGRRAANVWQGRFPWENLDGDGVPGTSPVGRFPPNGYRLSDMAGNVWEWTVDYYTADHSETGKTMAPAAICCMPANLRKAVVLTPEPGEPYARRVIKGGSYLCAPNYCLRYRPAARQGQTEETSTCHIGFRCIIRP from the coding sequence GATCCCAAAACTTCTATCCGGAAGAAAGTCCTGTTCATCAGGCCACCGTGGATGGCTTCTGGATGGATACCCATCCGGTAACAGTGGCCGAGTTCCGGCGGTTCATGAAGGACACCGGATATGTCACCACCGCCGAAACACCGCCAGATCCGGCGCAACACCCGGGAGCAGACCCGTCGTTGTTGGTGCCCGGTTCCTTGGTGTTCACCCCCACCCCAGGACCTGTGCCGCTCGATGACTACCGGCGCTGGTGGTCGTTTACTCCGGGTGCGGATTGGCGCCATCCGCAGGGCCCCGGCAGCAATCTCGATGGACGGCAACGCCATCCGGTCACCCAAGTGTCCTGGTTCGACGCCTCGGCCTACGTCCAGTGGGCCGGCAAGGAACTGCCGACCGAAGCAGAGTGGGAATTTGCCGCCCGAGGTGGCCTGGACCGGCAACCGTTCGTGTGGGGCGCAACGCGCGAACCTGGCGGCAGGCGCGCCGCCAACGTCTGGCAGGGCCGGTTTCCCTGGGAGAACCTCGATGGGGACGGCGTCCCGGGCACGTCGCCGGTAGGCCGGTTCCCGCCGAACGGCTACCGACTCAGCGATATGGCGGGCAATGTGTGGGAGTGGACGGTGGACTACTACACCGCCGACCACTCCGAGACGGGGAAAACCATGGCACCGGCAGCTATCTGCTGCATGCCCGCCAACCTACGCAAGGCCGTCGTGCTTACGCCCGAGCCCGGCGAGCCCTACGCACGCCGTGTGATCAAAGGCGGCTCGTACCTGTGTGCGCCGAACTACTGCCTGCGATATCGACCTGCGGCGCGTCAGGGTCAGACCGAGGAGACCTCCACATGTCACATCGGCTTCCGATGCATCATCAGACCGTGA